Genomic DNA from uncultured Acetobacterium sp.:
TCAATTCTATCGGGGACTAGAGGATTTCGCTGCTTTGGATCCACGCCAGTTCTCAGGAAGATACGGTATAATTCTCTGGCTGCAACTATGAAGTCCACACTTTTATTTTCGTACGCCTCAGCAGCATTTTCGCCGCCCTCGGTAATTGATATTAGGCGAAAGTCGGGATTCTGATTTCCGGCAAAGATCTGTTTCATATTTTTGGCAAAGATCCGTTGCGGTGAATCATAAGTGATGAGCTTAGGTGCCAGTTTTTCAAAATTTTGTTTGACAAATCTTTCTGCGGCATAACTGTCAGTAATAATCACTGTTTCTTTTGCTGTTTCAAGTGCTTTTAACAATGCTCTTTCGCCATCCTTAGCCGATAGCAGATTCACAACCTCATCCGTATAGACATAGTCCACGCCAATTTTGCGAAGCCCTGCAACAACAAGCCCGGCATCCATAACAGGTGTATCCATTCGGAACAACTCTGCAAGTTTTTTCAGTACATTTGATGAAATAAATGCTGCTGTATCGGTACCATACTTATGAGCATAATAAACAACTTCATCCTTATGCTCTTTTATAAAAATAGACCCCGTGGGACAGACATCCACACAACGACCACATTGTACACAGGGACTGTCTTTCATATTTTCATCCATTTCCGGGACAATTTTCGTGCTGGATCCTCTGTTGATGATGCTTAAATTATGGACTGTCTGAATCTCATTACAGACATCCACACATCGACGGCATTTTATACATTTGTTCGGATTGCGGATAATCGAGCCGGTGCTTTCATCTATTTTTTGCTCGATATCCTCATGCGGATATGGCAGTACATCAACCTGATACTCACGTGCCAATGCCTGCAGTTCGCAAAATCCATCTCTGACACAATCGCAGAAAAAGCACATCTGGCAAAAATCAGGATCCAGATCATCACATTTGCTGTTCCCAATTCTCATACAATGATGACAATCGACTGTATGACGCGAAAGCAGAAGCTCCAAGGTTGTTTTTCTTGACTCCCGGATTTTATGCGTATCCGTTTTAACTTCCATCCCTTTGCTGACTTTAGTTGCACACGCAGGTTGAAAGACTCTTGCACCACTTACTTCAACCACGCACATTCTGCAGCTTGCCCTGGAGTCGATTCCTTTTATGGCACACAATGTCGGAATAGCTATGCCATTTGCTGTTGCAGCTTCAAGAATTGTACTTTCCACATCCACAGAAAAATCGTTTCCGTTTATGTTAATGTTGATCGTTTCCATCCCTTACACCTCCTTAGCCATTTTCGCACTGAAATCATCAGGGAAAAGTGACATTGCACTGGTTATTGCTGCTGTAGCAGACTGGCCCAACGGGCAGAAGGCCGACCAGTTCATATAGTCCGACAACAATTTAATTTCTGCTAGATCTTTGCTGCTTCCGTTTCCAGCTGAGATTTTTTCGATCAGTTCGGCAACCCTAAGGGTACCTTCACGGCATGGCGTACATTTTCCGCATGACTCATGATTAAAAAACTTCGCAATACCGACCAGTATGTCGACCATATTGTGACTGTCGTCAATGACGAGCACCGCTCCTGAACCGAGCGTGCCTCCAATCGCACGCATCGAATCGAGATCCACCGGTGTATCTAATTGTTCCGGTTTTAAAAATCCACAAGAACTTCCACCAAGTTGGACGGCCTTTAATTGCTTGCCATTTGCAACACCACCACCAAAACCATCAATGATATCGCGTAGTTTTACATTGGTTTCTGCTTCAAAACACCCTTTATTGACAATATCCCCACTTAAAGAAAATACTTTTGTCCCCGGATATTTCTCTGAACCTACTGAGCCGAACCAATCAGTTCCTTTTTCGATAATAACGGGTACTGTCGCAAAGGTTTCAACATTGTTTACAATTGTCGGCTTTGCATTAAAACCAGCGACTGTCGGAAATGGTGGTTTTAATCTCGGCTCAGCCCGCTTGCCTTCCAGCGAATTTAAAAGTGCGGTTTCTTCGCCACACACATAAGAACCGGCACCGGAATGAACGCGAATTTTTACGTCCCCGCAAATCCCTTTTTCTTCTGCCTGGGAGATGGCATTTCGCAGAATCCGGATACTGTTATCGTATTCACCGCGACAATAAATATAACACTCTTTTGCACCAATGGCATATGCACCAATTAACAAACCTTCCAGAATCGTATGGGGATCAGACTCGATGATCATCCGGTCTTTAAACGTACCCGGTTCGCCTTCATCAGCATTACAAACCACATATTTTACAGTCCCTTTGGCATTAAATGCGCCACTCCATTTCAGTCCGGTATTAAATCCGGCGCCACCACGGCCACGCAGTTTTCCGGATTGTTCCAGCATATTGATGAGTGTCTCGCGATCCATTGCTCTTGCTTTTTTTAGCGCCGTATATCCACCAACTTTGGTATAATCCTCAATCTGTTCGGGATTTATTTTTCCCGCATTACGTAATGTAATTCTTAATTCTTCCATGATTCTTCTGGACCCCCTTTTTCAAGTAAAACAGGTATGTCTTCCGGTGTGATGTCTGTGTATAGTTTCCCATTTACCAAAACAGCAGGCGCTGCCTGGCACTGCCCCAAGCATTCTGTGTAATCAAAGGAGTATCTTCCATCGTCTGTTTTTTCTCCGATTTTGATGCCAATTTCCTTTTCAATTGCAGCAATCACTTCAACTGAACCGGCCACATGACATGGTGCACCGCGGCAGATTAAAATCTCGGTCAAACTCGGTGGTTCAAATCTCAACATGCTATAAAATGATGCCGCATCATAAACATGTGCAGGTGACATGCCAAAGGCTTCTGCCGTTTCCAATATCCCAGCCTTTGTCACATAGTTACTTTCCTTTTGGATTGCCAGGAGTACATCAAAAATGCCCCCATCTTTTTTGGTATTTTCTATTAATGATTTATATTTTGCACTCATTTTCGCTCCTCCTTATAACCCTTCAACTCTGCATGGAACATATCGCCAGATGGGGTTGCCTGTCACTTTTTCAATATTTTTTAAATTGGTCAGCTTGTTGATTTCCACCCCATACCTTTTTTCATTAAAATCAAAACCATAATGATGCGGAATAATCACATAACCTTCACGGGTCTGGTAGGTGAACTCTGCTTCGACCTCGACCGAGCCGGCTTCCGTCGTCACTCTGGTCATCTGTCCGTCTTTAAGCCCCAGCATATCGCCATCGATCGGATGGATAGCAAGCGTACAGGGATTACGGTACGCATAGGTATCGGGGTTTCGCATATAGCCATTATGGCCGCCATCAGCATGTCTCCCGGCACTAAGAATAAGAGGAAATTCTTCCGGTAGTTTCAGTGCCTGTTCTTCTTTTTCAGGTGTGATGTCCTTGATGTATTCATCCAGGACATCAACGTATAAATGTAATTTTTCATCCTCATGCGCTACCCATTTGAAGTTATCACCACGTTGCTCTTTAGCAATCAGCACTCCTTCCGGGTGGTCGCAGACAGTTTGAAAAACTTCATCCATCATGCCGGGACCGGGTGTATAGCCGGCAGCAGGAACACCTTCCTGAAACTCTTTCGGGGCAAACATGCACACTGCCCAGAGCCCGGCTTTTTTTACCGATCCCATGGCTGCGCCCAATGTTTTTCCAATAATAAAAAATAATACCGGCATCAATTTTTCTGGACTACTCATTACAAAGCCCATCAATTCACTAAAATATTCCATCCGGGACTTGTTCTTTGCCGCCTCATAAAGCGAATCAGGAATTGCCGGGATATAGCGCATCGCGTCTGCCAATCGCAACCAGAATTCCCCTCCATCCATTCGCTCACCTTCTGGTTGAACAACAGGGTGTTTCATCGATTGATATATTTCTGGATAAGAACATTGGATAACACTGAAATCATAAGATTCATAAGCGGTCATTGAGGGAAGGACGTAATGTGCATACTTTGCAGTTTCCGTCATGCATATTTCGCTTACGACCATTAGATCAAGTTTGGAATAGGCTTCTTCCTGTGCTTTTGTATCAGGAAAAGAACGTACCGGATTACTCATTGACACAAGCAACGCCCGGATCCGACTGGGATGATCGTTCAGAATCTCAGCTGGCAGCGCCGATGCCGGGAAAATACCGGTAACCGGGAACTGATCGGTTGCCAGTGTCCGCCACACGTTGGGATCATTTTCGAAAGTATCTTCTCCAAAAGGAACAATTCCGCCCCACACGATAGAACCTCCCGATACTAGCAGTATTCCACAAACAGCCATTAAATCAAATAACAAACTGATGCTCATCGTATTGTGACGACCCATGTAAACCCCAAGATCCGCATGCAGGCTCCATTTTCGGGTCGTGAGAAGGCGGCATAATTCTTTCACCTGATCGTAAGAAACCTCGCAAACACGGCAGGATTCTTCGATATCAACATTCACAAACCACGGTTTTACCTTGTCAAAGTCGCTGACATGCTTGTTTAAATATTCCTGATTCTGCCACCCTTCTTGTAATATCAGGGCAATCATGGCACGTATCAGCAAAGCATCGGTACCAGGGCGTAAGGCGACATGCATATCTGCTATATGTGCTGTCTCGGAGAGCCGGGGGTCAACAACAATATACATTTTATCAGGGTCTTCAGAAATTTCACGGGTGGCTTTCCGACCTTCACTATGTATCTGATGACTGACATAGGAATTGCAACCCCACACGACCAATACTTCACTTTCTTCATCGTCTGGATCAATCCAATAGCCTTGTTTACCGATTAAATTACCCACCGCCCCAAAAAGCCCCATAAATTCAAGCCCCGTTGGATTAAAAGTATATTGTGACCCTACCATCTTCATAAATGACGCTGCAAATGGCGCTTCTCCCTAGCATGCTGCACCGGCGCTTCCTACTCGTGCGACAGCCCTTGGCCCAGATTCATCCAGAATTTTGCTCAATTTTTCTGAAATTTCTGTAAATGCCTGCTCCCAGGAAATTCGAACAAATTCCGAACCGACCCGTTTTAGTGGATAGTTCAAACGGTCAGGATTGTGCTGGAAATACTTGGATGTTCTTCCTTTTCGACAACAATAGCCTTTGGTCCTGGGACTATCTGGATCTGGTCTTACATTAATGATCTGGTTGTTTTCAATTTCCATTTCCAGACCGCAATGTGTTCCACAAAAAGTGCAGCTGGTTTTTTCTAACTTACCCATATTGTTACTCCTTAATTTATAATAAAATGTCCTACAAACGATGCCGCTCGTTTTTCTGAATCATCAATACATTTCTTGTTCTCCATTATAGAATGTGTTATACTTTTTAGAAATTCACATCTATTCTCATTGATAAATTAACTTCACATATTAAGCGCATTGTGAACTTTAAGGAGAAAAATGATTATAAAACCAGATGCCAAAAAATTATTGGAATTATCAACCATTG
This window encodes:
- a CDS encoding [Fe-Fe] hydrogenase large subunit C-terminal domain-containing protein is translated as METINININGNDFSVDVESTILEAATANGIAIPTLCAIKGIDSRASCRMCVVEVSGARVFQPACATKVSKGMEVKTDTHKIRESRKTTLELLLSRHTVDCHHCMRIGNSKCDDLDPDFCQMCFFCDCVRDGFCELQALAREYQVDVLPYPHEDIEQKIDESTGSIIRNPNKCIKCRRCVDVCNEIQTVHNLSIINRGSSTKIVPEMDENMKDSPCVQCGRCVDVCPTGSIFIKEHKDEVVYYAHKYGTDTAAFISSNVLKKLAELFRMDTPVMDAGLVVAGLRKIGVDYVYTDEVVNLLSAKDGERALLKALETAKETVIITDSYAAERFVKQNFEKLAPKLITYDSPQRIFAKNMKQIFAGNQNPDFRLISITEGGENAAEAYENKSVDFIVAARELYRIFLRTGVDPKQRNPLVPDRIEVSGDVQPAMAFFAPVEWSMEKEINQTEIVLNGNSLKTAIATNLGQAGVLLEQVQKGNSSYKVIRINA
- a CDS encoding molybdopterin dinucleotide binding domain-containing protein; the protein is MKMVGSQYTFNPTGLEFMGLFGAVGNLIGKQGYWIDPDDEESEVLVVWGCNSYVSHQIHSEGRKATREISEDPDKMYIVVDPRLSETAHIADMHVALRPGTDALLIRAMIALILQEGWQNQEYLNKHVSDFDKVKPWFVNVDIEESCRVCEVSYDQVKELCRLLTTRKWSLHADLGVYMGRHNTMSISLLFDLMAVCGILLVSGGSIVWGGIVPFGEDTFENDPNVWRTLATDQFPVTGIFPASALPAEILNDHPSRIRALLVSMSNPVRSFPDTKAQEEAYSKLDLMVVSEICMTETAKYAHYVLPSMTAYESYDFSVIQCSYPEIYQSMKHPVVQPEGERMDGGEFWLRLADAMRYIPAIPDSLYEAAKNKSRMEYFSELMGFVMSSPEKLMPVLFFIIGKTLGAAMGSVKKAGLWAVCMFAPKEFQEGVPAAGYTPGPGMMDEVFQTVCDHPEGVLIAKEQRGDNFKWVAHEDEKLHLYVDVLDEYIKDITPEKEEQALKLPEEFPLILSAGRHADGGHNGYMRNPDTYAYRNPCTLAIHPIDGDMLGLKDGQMTRVTTEAGSVEVEAEFTYQTREGYVIIPHHYGFDFNEKRYGVEINKLTNLKNIEKVTGNPIWRYVPCRVEGL
- a CDS encoding molybdopterin-dependent oxidoreductase, encoding MGKLEKTSCTFCGTHCGLEMEIENNQIINVRPDPDSPRTKGYCCRKGRTSKYFQHNPDRLNYPLKRVGSEFVRISWEQAFTEISEKLSKILDESGPRAVARVGSAGAAC
- a CDS encoding NADH-ubiquinone oxidoreductase-F iron-sulfur binding region domain-containing protein, with product MEELRITLRNAGKINPEQIEDYTKVGGYTALKKARAMDRETLINMLEQSGKLRGRGGAGFNTGLKWSGAFNAKGTVKYVVCNADEGEPGTFKDRMIIESDPHTILEGLLIGAYAIGAKECYIYCRGEYDNSIRILRNAISQAEEKGICGDVKIRVHSGAGSYVCGEETALLNSLEGKRAEPRLKPPFPTVAGFNAKPTIVNNVETFATVPVIIEKGTDWFGSVGSEKYPGTKVFSLSGDIVNKGCFEAETNVKLRDIIDGFGGGVANGKQLKAVQLGGSSCGFLKPEQLDTPVDLDSMRAIGGTLGSGAVLVIDDSHNMVDILVGIAKFFNHESCGKCTPCREGTLRVAELIEKISAGNGSSKDLAEIKLLSDYMNWSAFCPLGQSATAAITSAMSLFPDDFSAKMAKEV
- a CDS encoding NAD(P)H-dependent oxidoreductase subunit E — its product is MSAKYKSLIENTKKDGGIFDVLLAIQKESNYVTKAGILETAEAFGMSPAHVYDAASFYSMLRFEPPSLTEILICRGAPCHVAGSVEVIAAIEKEIGIKIGEKTDDGRYSFDYTECLGQCQAAPAVLVNGKLYTDITPEDIPVLLEKGGPEESWKN